The Pontibacter korlensis sequence CGAAAGCTATAGCCCAGCTCACCGAGGGCATACAGAAAGGTGAGCCAGCCCAAGTGCTGCTGGGTGCCACTGGTACTGGTAAGACCTTTACGATGGCCAACGTTATTCAAAACGTGGGCAAGCCTACGCTGGTGCTCTGCCACAACAAGACACTGGCTGCACAGCTGTATGGCGAGTTTAAGCAGTTCTTCCCCGAAAATGCGGTGGAGTACTTTATCTCTTACTACGACTACTACCAGCCGGAAGCGTACATTGCCTCTTCAGATGTGTTCATAGAAAAAGATTTGGCCATAAACGAGGAGATAGAGAAACTGCGCCTGCATACTACTTCTGCTCTGCTGTCTGGCCGCCGTGATATTGTGGTGGTGGCCTCTGTGTCGTGTATCTATGGTATAGGTAACCCGGAGGAGTTTGGGAAAAACGTGCTCTATTTGGCTCCCGGGCAGCGCTACAGCCGCAATAACCTATTGTATACATTTGTGCAGATACTGTACAGCCGCACCGAGGGCGAGTTCACACGTGGAACATTTAGGGTGAAGGGCGATACTGTGGATATTTATCCAGCTTATGCCGACTTTGCCTACCGCCTATACTTTTTCGGCGATGAGCTGGAGGCTATACATAGAATTGATCCGCAGTCAGGTAAAAAGCTATCGGATGAGAAGACCGTAACGCTTTATCCTGCTAACCTTTTCGTAACAGGCAAAGACACATTGCAGCAGGCCATTTCGGAGATACAGTACGATATGGTGGCGCAGCACGAGTATTTTTTGAAAGAAGATCGCCCTACGGAAGCTAAGCGTATAAAAGAGCGAACCGAGTTTGACCTAGAGATGATTCGTGAGCTAGGTTACTGCTCCGGCATTGAGAACTACTCCCGCTACTTTGACCGCCGTGCCCCGGGTGCCCGTCCGTTCTGCTTGCTAGATTATTTTCCGGATGATTTCCTGATGGTGATTGACGAGAGCCACGTAACAATGCCGCAGGTGCGCGCGATGTGGGGTGGTGACCGTTCCCGTAAGGTGGCACTGGTAGAGTATGGCTTCCGTTTACCGGCAGCGATGGATAACCGCCCGCTTACCTTTAACGAGTTTGAAAGCCTGATGCACCAGGTGGTGTTTGTAAGCGCCACGCCAGGCGACTATGAGATGCAGAAGGCTGAAGGTGTAATTGTGGAGCAGATTATCAGACCAACTGGTCTACTGGATCCAGAAATCGAAATACGGCCAAGTGCTAACCAGGTGGATGATCTGCTGGATGAGGTGGATGAGCGTATCAAAGCCGGAGAGCGCGTGTTGGTGACTACACTAACCAAGCGCATGTCTGAAGAGCTTGCCAAATATATGGATCGACTTAACATAAAGGTAAAATACCTGCACTCCGAGGTAAAAGCCCTTGACCGGGTAGAAATCCTGCGGGAGCTGCGTTTAGGGGAGATCGATGTGCTGATAGGGGTAAACCTGCTGCGCGAGGGGCTTGACCTGCCGGAGGTAAGCTTAGTGGCTATACTTGATGCCGACAAAGAAGGCTTCCTGCGCGACCAACGCTCCCTAATACAGACAATGGGCCGTGCTGCACGTAACGAGCGAGGCAAAGTGATTATGTATGCCGACCGTATAACAGGCTCTATGCAACGTGCCATTGATGAAACCAACCGTCGCCGTGCTACACAGATGGCCTACAACGAGGAACACGGCATTACTCCGCGTACAGTACTTAAATCTAAAGGTGAGATTTTTGAGCAAACATCCGTTGCGGATGCCAAGAAGCGTGAGGTGAAGATGTATGCTGGTCCGGAAGAAGTATCTATCGCTGCCGAGCCGATCATCCAGACTATGAAGCGCGACGAACTGGAGAAGCTCATTAAGAAAACAGAAAAGCAGATGGAGGCAGCAGCCAAAGACCTCGACTTCCTGCAGGCTGCTAAGTATAGAGATGAACTGTCAGAGTTGCGTAAGCTGCTTAAAACGAAGTAAGGTCAACAACTGATTCCGGAAAAGCAGATATCGAAAGGTATCTGCTTTTTCATTGTTTAAGCAGTCGGCTTACCTATATTTACTGTTATCAAAGTTTGTTGAAACGAAAGTCAAAACTTAAGATCTACATGTTTAAGAGAATTATACCTGTTCTTCTTCCTGCTGCAATAGGGCTTGTTACTGCCTGCAATTCCAGTAACTCTGGAACAGCGGTAAACGAAGCCGAAAATGTAGCTGCACTTTCTACAGAGAGCTATGGGAAATACCTAACCGAGCTGGCCTCAGATGAGTTGGAGGGACGAAAGCCTTTTACCAGTGGAGAAGAAAAAACGCTGCAGTACCTGGAGCGGGAGTTTAAAGAGTTAGGCCTGGAGCCAGGTAATGGCAATAGCTACTTTCAGGAAGTGCCGATGGTGGACATACGCACTATGCCAAGCCCAAGCATGACAGTGGAAGGCAAAGGCAAGAAACTCGAGCTGCAGGGGCGTGAGGAGTATGTGCTTTGGACAAGGAGAACAGAGCCAGCTATAGATATCAAAAACAGTGAGCTGGTTTTTGCCGGCTTCGGCATAGTAGCTCCAGAGTATAACTGGAACGACTATGCAGGCCTTGACGTGAAAGACAAGATCGTGCTCATCATGGTAAACGACCCAGGCTTTTATGAACATGCACCGGAGGTATTTAAAGGCGAGGCTATGACCTACTATGGCCGTTGGACCTATAAGTTTGAAGAGGCCGCACGGCAAGGAGCAAAAGGCTGCCTGATCATACACAATACTGAGCCAGCAGGCTATGGTTTTGAGGTAGTGCAGAATAACTGGAACACGTCTAAGCTGTACCTGGACGACCGCGGTAATGAGTCTTACAAATGCGCCATTGAAGGATGGGTAACAGACGCAACAGCGCGCAAGTTGTTTGAGGCTGCCGGAATAGATTATGCCGCCACTGTACAGAAAGCCTCTAAGCCAGGAGGCAAGCCAAAGCCTATGGGGCTTCGCCTCAGCACATCCCTTAAGGTAAATGCCACCTATGACAAGAGTAATAACTTTGTGGCTAAGATTATCGGTAGCAAGCGCCCAGACGAGGCCATCATTTATACCGCCC is a genomic window containing:
- the uvrB gene encoding excinuclease ABC subunit UvrB → MDFKLTSEFKPTGDQPKAIAQLTEGIQKGEPAQVLLGATGTGKTFTMANVIQNVGKPTLVLCHNKTLAAQLYGEFKQFFPENAVEYFISYYDYYQPEAYIASSDVFIEKDLAINEEIEKLRLHTTSALLSGRRDIVVVASVSCIYGIGNPEEFGKNVLYLAPGQRYSRNNLLYTFVQILYSRTEGEFTRGTFRVKGDTVDIYPAYADFAYRLYFFGDELEAIHRIDPQSGKKLSDEKTVTLYPANLFVTGKDTLQQAISEIQYDMVAQHEYFLKEDRPTEAKRIKERTEFDLEMIRELGYCSGIENYSRYFDRRAPGARPFCLLDYFPDDFLMVIDESHVTMPQVRAMWGGDRSRKVALVEYGFRLPAAMDNRPLTFNEFESLMHQVVFVSATPGDYEMQKAEGVIVEQIIRPTGLLDPEIEIRPSANQVDDLLDEVDERIKAGERVLVTTLTKRMSEELAKYMDRLNIKVKYLHSEVKALDRVEILRELRLGEIDVLIGVNLLREGLDLPEVSLVAILDADKEGFLRDQRSLIQTMGRAARNERGKVIMYADRITGSMQRAIDETNRRRATQMAYNEEHGITPRTVLKSKGEIFEQTSVADAKKREVKMYAGPEEVSIAAEPIIQTMKRDELEKLIKKTEKQMEAAAKDLDFLQAAKYRDELSELRKLLKTK
- a CDS encoding M28 family metallopeptidase; protein product: MFKRIIPVLLPAAIGLVTACNSSNSGTAVNEAENVAALSTESYGKYLTELASDELEGRKPFTSGEEKTLQYLEREFKELGLEPGNGNSYFQEVPMVDIRTMPSPSMTVEGKGKKLELQGREEYVLWTRRTEPAIDIKNSELVFAGFGIVAPEYNWNDYAGLDVKDKIVLIMVNDPGFYEHAPEVFKGEAMTYYGRWTYKFEEAARQGAKGCLIIHNTEPAGYGFEVVQNNWNTSKLYLDDRGNESYKCAIEGWVTDATARKLFEAAGIDYAATVQKASKPGGKPKPMGLRLSTSLKVNATYDKSNNFVAKIIGSKRPDEAIIYTAHWDHLGYGKADAEGDSIYNGAVDDATGVAGLLEIARAFKSLPTSPERSIVFLAVTAEEQGLWGSAYYAENPIFKKEKTIANINMDMLNSYGKTKDVVLYGMGQSELEEYISEEAKEAGRYVAPEENPEAGLYYRSDHFNFAKIGVPALFIGPGIDHAEKGKEYGKQKLDEFFATYYHKPSDEVHPDLKFDGAVEDLSLLYKVGHRLAFSEEWPKWKAGSEFKAAREAYLNKQ